TAATTATTTTACTTGGTCTTAGTAATGTTGACAATAGCTTTTATTGCCAAGATAATGGCAGTTTTAATACTTTCTGGAATGTGGGCACTATTCAAGCGCGCGCGAGAGAGTTCCACATACAGGACAAAAGGTTGTTGGTTGATACATTTTTCAAAAACTCCTTGTAAGTGGACGTAACAAATACACGCTACCATGTTAAATATTTCGGAAGGCTTATTGTTAATAGAGGAAAAATGTTGGCATGTGTTGATTGTTCCAAAGAAAATAAAATCGTTAGTGCTGAATATGTTGTAAATGGCGCTTCATTATGCCTTTTTCACGCTAATAAGCGCACTTAAGCAAGTAAAAAAAAGAAATTGATTCACGAGTCGCGCGCTACGCGTACATTAAGTGTTATTCCTAAGGCAGGCTTTCACTAAATCATCGGTATTGGCAGTGCACACACATAAATAAGTGTCAGCAGCTCCATAGTATATCTTAACTTCGCCTGTATTTTGTTCAAGTACGGCCCCACATGTAAAGACAACATTGGGAACATCGCCCGTCCTCTCGTACGGCGTTCTAGGTGATAAGATTGGTACTTCTGATCGTCCGACCAGTGTTGATGGGTCTTCTAGATTAAACAACGCACATCCAAGTCGATATATCCTATTTTTTACGCCGTGGTATATCTCAAGCCATCCTTTATCGGTTTCTATTGGAGGTGTGCCACCACCAATCTTTTCCATGTCCCAATGGCCCGGTCTCGCTTCCATCACCGCTCTAGCTTCGCCCCAATGCTTGAGATCTGAAGAGTAGGAGATCCATATACCGTCAGAGGCGGGCCTATCTAAGCGCACAAATTTGCCGTTAAATTGCCTCGAAAAGAGAGCGGCATCCTTATTATCGGGCTCTGAAATGAGCGCGATTCTCTCAAACGTTTGGAAATCATCTGTTGTTGCGAGGCCTATTAGGGGGCCGAAATGGGAGTATGCTGTATAGAGTATGTAGTAAGTATCTCCAATTTTGGTGATTCTAGGATCTTCGACTCCCCGCTTCTCGTAAGTCTTAAAAGGCTCCATGGGACTCTTGCTAAACACGGGTCCGTTCAGTATTTCAAAATCATAGCCATCTGTACTTTCTGCTAAATAGAACTTTGATTTACCCTCGAGA
This sequence is a window from Candidatus Bathyarchaeota archaeon. Protein-coding genes within it:
- a CDS encoding glycoside hydrolase family 130 protein, which gives rise to MSHDFANIGKSKSDLVERYEGNPIITSVDIPDPCNTVFNAGATLYKNKYILLLRVEDLEGKSKFYLAESTDGYDFEILNGPVFSKSPMEPFKTYEKRGVEDPRITKIGDTYYILYTAYSHFGPLIGLATTDDFQTFERIALISEPDNKDAALFSRQFNGKFVRLDRPASDGIWISYSSDLKHWGEARAVMEARPGHWDMEKIGGGTPPIETDKGWLEIYHGVKNRIYRLGCALFNLEDPSTLVGRSEVPILSPRTPYERTGDVPNVVFTCGAVLEQNTGEVKIYYGAADTYLCVCTANTDDLVKACLRNNT